CCTCCTGCTGCAAGGCGGTGCGAACGTCGGGGTGCTCGGCGATCAGCGCCCATGCCCAGGTGAGGGCGGTGGCGGTGGTCTCGTGCCCTGCCAACAGCATGGTCACTGCCTCGTCTCGGACCTGGCGGTCCGTCCAGCCGGCCTCCTCCGCCGCAGCTACCAACGCGGACAGGAGGTCCTCGCCGCCGGGATTCACGCGCCGCTTGGCGATGAGATCCTCGGTGTAGGCGTGTAGCGCGGCTTCGGCGGCCCCTATGCGGCGTAGGGGGCTGCTTGGGATATGGCGGGACCACCTGGGAAGCAGCCCGACTCGGACGTCGGCGCGTCCCATGACCACGTCCAGCCACCGGGAGACGTGCGTGGACCCACTACCGACGTCGGTTCCGAACAGACAGCGGCCGACGATGCGCAGCGTGAGGTAGGTCATCGCCTCGGAGATGTCGACCGAACCGCCCGAGCGCCACCCATCGAGAAGTCGCTGCGACTCCTCCCTCATCACTTCGCCATAGCGCTCGAGGTGAGCATGGTCGAAGAAGCCCTGCACCGTCTGGCGGTTGGCCTTGTGGACATCGCCCTCCGAGACCACCAGTCCGTCGCCGATCAACGGGCGCAGCATGTTGGTCATCGGACTCTTGAGGTAGTCCCGAGCGCGTGTGACGAGCACCCTCTCGACCAGGTCGGGGGAGGACACCAGAAAGGTCCGCTGTCGTGGGAATGCCAAGGGGACGACGTCGCCGTACCTCTGAGCGGTGTCCGAGAGCCATTCGGGACCGCGCCGGTGGAGGTCCCACAAATTGCCCAACGGGGTCGACGCCGGGGGTGGGAGCGGGAGGGGCGGCGGGTGATCCAGCGACCTGGTCACGTTGCTCATGTGCCCACCTTTACAGTTGGCATATGAATTGTCAACCTAAGGTCGATAAATGAGATATAGTTCGATTCTATGGGTGAATCCGACCTGCGCGAGGTGATCCTGGAAGCGGCGGGCTCGAAGCTTCGGTCGGCGGGCCTCC
The DNA window shown above is from Euzebya rosea and carries:
- a CDS encoding cytochrome P450: MSNVTRSLDHPPPLPLPPPASTPLGNLWDLHRRGPEWLSDTAQRYGDVVPLAFPRQRTFLVSSPDLVERVLVTRARDYLKSPMTNMLRPLIGDGLVVSEGDVHKANRQTVQGFFDHAHLERYGEVMREESQRLLDGWRSGGSVDISEAMTYLTLRIVGRCLFGTDVGSGSTHVSRWLDVVMGRADVRVGLLPRWSRHIPSSPLRRIGAAEAALHAYTEDLIAKRRVNPGGEDLLSALVAAAEEAGWTDRQVRDEAVTMLLAGHETTATALTWAWALIAEHPDVRTALQQEVDRLDGPAGWDDLPRLPYTRQVLAETMRLRPPVWTIERVAVRPTRLGPAMLERGDTALLSQWVLHHDPRWWPEPDRFDPTRFAPGDGGSTGGMVGRPKFAYFPFGGGSRLCIGDRFAWAEGTLILANLAADWELWPTGPLPRHKPRFTLRPAESVRMTTRRR